The sequence AAATTTTCTCTTTCATAATGGATTATTTGTTTGTGGTGGCCAACATAGAGAAAGGGTTGGACTGTGATTTCCAACGGAAGCTCCACACACAGTCTTGCATAGAGACCCCTCAAGGTGGTTGATGTACAACCATCTATTTTCAGTAGACGGCCAATTGCATTTCCAATTTTTTCAAGAATTTTCCCATCGTAAAATTCTGTAGGCAATTGACGGAGTCTAACCCATACTGCCGATTTAGTCACTTTCTCTTTTGTAGCTACAAAATTTGGTTTCCATCTTGTAATGGAGAGAAAGTGCCCATCGATGAACCAAGACCCTTGTTGTACAACTTTATCCATATTCTCCTTTCTCTTGAATTTACTTATGTAGTAGTCTTCTCCGAGATCAATCAATTGGAAATCTTCCATTGGCCTccatatttcttgaatttgtttcTTTAAGTAGTGGTGTAATATGTGTTTCCCCACTAGTTTCACAATGATAGAATTTTTCCATGGTTCATAAATTCCTTGCTTCTCTTCTTCTGCGAGCGAGATGAATTTAATACCTCGTGTTTGTGTTAATGTTGAGTGATCAACCATATGTTTTTCTGAGCCAAATTTTGGGAATTCCATGTCGGGGTGGTTATCACAAGGTGTGAAGAGCATTGGATTAGAGATGGATAACATTTCTTTGAAAGTTGGTTTGATCATAAGGTTGTTATGTTTGGGAATATCTTGATCAATGTCTGAGGGTTTGGGTGGTATTATGTTTTGAGATGCATATGGCTGGGGATCCATTTACCTTCGGTTATTAACTCTTGAAAGTTGAAAGCATAAGGTGGATGGTGCTTAGCAACTTTAGCTCATGCAGGTTCCAGCCTTTCAGTATGCATATATCTTCAACTATGAACTGAAATGACAAACGGACTGATTGCATATTCATAATGATTAATATTTTAAAGTCATGTGGAAATAAAATAGGGGAAGTATATTATAGTGAAGGCAACTAAACACGGAAAGAAAAAAAGGCGTACCTTGACTTCCAAAAAGAGAAGATCGAAAGAGTACCAATAATATTTGTGGATTCTCAAACAAATGTAGAGTGATGAACAATGGAACAGAGAGGAGAAACAACCATAGAGGGATTAATTTTTAAAGAGGAATAAATAAAACGGGGCCAACTTTTCATTAAGAGGAATGATGGTTTATAattagagaaattttcataaagcactatctgtTGGTAGTAATTAGTTATCTATAGATACcgtttgctatattacggattatagataccttttctgtggttataagatgtatttgatgtatttaagctattgtattcatgaatacagtagcaaaaataggagtgaatcagggaagtccagctaatcagttgttgtattcgactgtattcgactgtattcatagAGTGAAACATGGGATACAACTGGACAGATTATTATATTTGACTGTATTGACGGCGTAAAAtgggggattacactgtttttaaaacggaaaatgaatcaattaacataatagactcctaatataactcaacaaactcaattataacacacaaattttttattttcagttataaaaaagattctcaaccgaaaaataacccaaaaacatagcaatcttcagagaaattatataatacatttgaatacatcaattatattaattaaaaaaaacatatgaatacattcatggcata is a genomic window of Nicotiana tabacum cultivar K326 chromosome 16, ASM71507v2, whole genome shotgun sequence containing:
- the LOC142170300 gene encoding uncharacterized protein LOC142170300; the protein is MDPQPYASQNIIPPKPSDIDQDIPKHNNLMIKPTFKEMLSISNPMLFTPCDNHPDMEFPKFGSEKHMVDHSTLTQTRGIKFISLAEEEKQGIYEPWKNSIIVKLVGKHILHHYLKKQIQEIWRPMEDFQLIDLGEDYYISKFKRKENMDKVVQQGSWFIDGHFLSITRWKPNFVATKEKVTKSAVWVRLRQLPTEFYDGKILEKIGNAIGRLLKIDGCTSTTLRGLYARLCVELPLEITVQPFLYVGHHKQIIHYERENFLRKNCGQLGHIAKQCTYILHSTKDNVEPNIGAINNNKGKGKSRRMENSVFY